In Streptomyces sp. DG2A-72, one genomic interval encodes:
- a CDS encoding serine/arginine repetitive matrix protein 2: MADFSIDYSALHTVQKKMHDLADQADSGGATGAFKEVGEDTSSERRAVFGDSGLSSAFNLFYRRSSSRTKQAKDGLGQLADVFSSVANTFFDADAQLSSAAGLMGSSIGLDEWKNDTAAYEAWQEDKTAWDAYLDKIGAGEYFDQNPDADISEVCRADGAPSWCETWQNDEDAPDPPGPAPEKPSDDPPTTYTYEDEHGTVEVKVELNDQHDVMKETSTITTPDGQSYTSVTTYDSAPKIIDPEGDGTKDAFDARDYTMVTTYADGSKTTSVFTISDDGSGTMTSTDQDGKVTVSTRSGPDAEWVTPEDDEEE; the protein is encoded by the coding sequence GTGGCGGACTTCTCCATCGACTACTCGGCCCTGCACACGGTCCAGAAGAAGATGCACGACCTGGCCGACCAGGCCGACTCGGGCGGTGCGACCGGGGCGTTCAAGGAGGTGGGCGAGGACACCTCCAGCGAGCGCAGGGCGGTCTTCGGTGACTCCGGTCTCTCCTCCGCGTTCAACCTCTTCTACCGCCGCTCCAGCTCCCGTACGAAGCAGGCCAAGGACGGGCTCGGCCAACTGGCGGACGTCTTCAGCTCCGTTGCCAACACCTTCTTCGACGCCGACGCCCAGCTCTCCAGCGCGGCGGGGCTGATGGGCTCCAGCATCGGCCTCGACGAATGGAAGAACGACACGGCGGCGTACGAGGCCTGGCAGGAGGACAAGACCGCTTGGGACGCCTACCTCGACAAGATCGGCGCCGGCGAGTACTTCGACCAGAACCCGGACGCCGACATCAGTGAGGTCTGCCGGGCCGACGGCGCCCCTTCCTGGTGCGAGACCTGGCAGAACGACGAGGACGCCCCCGATCCGCCGGGCCCCGCACCGGAGAAGCCCTCCGACGACCCGCCGACCACGTACACCTACGAGGACGAGCACGGGACGGTCGAGGTCAAGGTCGAGCTGAACGACCAGCACGACGTCATGAAGGAGACGTCGACGATCACCACCCCCGACGGCCAGTCCTACACGTCGGTCACCACGTACGACTCCGCCCCGAAGATCATCGATCCGGAGGGCGACGGCACCAAGGACGCCTTCGACGCCCGCGACTACACCATGGTCACCACCTACGCGGACGGTTCGAAGACCACCAGCGTCTTCACGATCAGCGACGACGGCTCGGGAACCATGACGAGCACCGACCAGGACGGCAAGGTCACCGTCTCCACCCGCTCCGGCCCGGACGCGGAATGGGTGACCCCCGAAGACGACGAAGAAGAGTAG